The Scomber japonicus isolate fScoJap1 chromosome 21, fScoJap1.pri, whole genome shotgun sequence region atatatatatatatataaggatAAATGTCAAGTTAGTGTTTTACATAAAGTAAAAAGTTacactaaaaaataaacaaaaacagacagacaactCACCAGGCTAAGTTTAACTTATCATTACCTCATTACAGTTATAATGTCATAAAGTGGACAGCAGGACTTTGCTTCTATTAAGTGAACCTTTGACTactgaagaaaaacaaggcATACATGTTTTCTACATATCTCACAGTGTTATAAGTAAATGTTGTTAGTTTTCTGACTTAAATAGAATACAACCATATAAGATAACTTAGATTTGACatgatcaaataaaaaacatactCTATTCTACATCCAAAAATATCTGTCAGCATGGTAAGAAAAGTATAAGAAaaacttttttgtattttttaattgtcaTGGTCTTACTTGaataaagtaacaaaatacTAAAGTGACAAAATAAGTTAAGATTTTCTTACCTTGTGTCTATTCCCTTCGTGGGTGTTATTTTAATCCTTTATGTCCATACATACACTTACACACTGAGTGTGCTGTAGAGAAAAGTTATGTGCACTGTAAGACTGTGACTTCGCTCCTCCCTTAAGCACACCCTACTCCCTCTACTGCTGACACTGGGACCTCTCTTTATCACgtagctctctgtgtgtgtgtgtgtgtgtgtgtgtgtgtgtgtgtgtgtgtgtgagaatatgTCTCATGTTGAAGGATAAACGGataagatgtacaaaaatgttttaattcctAATTGTGTTTGGCTCTTTGTaccacagaaagaaagagatgttgtttttcagtctcAGATAATCTCTGAATGTCATGCAGGGAGTGTTCATGCCAgtgacagaaaggaggaaataaaataatatccaGCATGGATCATCATGGTCCCATTTTCAATTGTTTATTGTGGTTTTCTGGAATGCAGCCGTTATTGGTTCGTTATAATGGATTATGGACATTGTTTACCAACTTCCCTAGCATTAGCAAAGATGCTGTGGACTAAACCATTATGTCTTACAttagttttaacttttttttaaatgcattagtCATACTGCTGTATTTTGCCtttctggatgtttttttttaatttttttatgaaTGCCATTTAGTCACATTTCCTTATTTCAACTTCCTCAGAAAcatttcttcctctctatctctctgtatctatttataaataaatgtaataaaaaaacaaacaagtaataTGATTtgagaacaaaaaataaataaaagcatgcCTTCATAAATTCTTAAAGCTCAGAATTTTTTGTAGCCAAGGAAAAAATGGGTTAACTTTAGTGTGTGTCATTAGTTTTAAAAGAAGTCACCAATATAAAATGTTTGGgtgtcacattctcaggaagaCAGATAACCAAGCTGCGAAGCTTTATTTTCATTCCAGTGGTGATAGGACATGTCTGGGCATGGCTGGCATGACAGTAGGGCTCATCTCGTATCAAAGGGTTTACAGTAGAACCCAAACAGCCTCCAGGTCAAACGGGCTTTCCTAGCAGCGCGTCTGGGTGGAGTACTGTGTACATTTTTAgtgtttatttacagtatgCATTGTGTTTTAGTGATGATTCAGAGACTTTCAATGCCTCATCTGTAGCCGTCTGGTGTCCATATGTCCTGTCCTTAGGGGACAATTTTGCATCTTAGACTGAAGAATAAACAGGAAGGCAGACCATTGGTCATCCTGACTTTGCCTAAGGGATCCAGGGCCACATGAGAGACTGTTTCTCTTGAAAGTAGGATTCCAACCAGGAAAACTCCAAAGTTATGCTACAGTTGGTTTTCATCACTCTGTGAATTTGAGCTGTCAGATCCGATAACTGACATCTTTGCTGCTGATATCCAGTTTATGTGAAAGTGAGCTATATGACGTTGCCTAATCTAGCCTGTGTCATACAGTTGTTTTTGGAGCCATAAATGAAGCCATTTATCCAGAGATGtctccataaataaatagtcACTTTCTCCCCGACAAACAAGATTAGTGTAATGGCAAACTACAAGTTAGTTTATGAGATCAGGAAATGTAAATCAATCAGTGGATCTCTCAGATGGCTGTTCTCATGCCATCAATCTGTCACTGGCTCCATACATGTTTTGCACTTCCCAGTCGGCAATGTTTCTGACCGCATTTGGGTCACGGACTGGTTAAGGAGTGAGTCAGACTATCAAAGCTTGTCCCATTGTGTGCTATACCGCAAGACAGCAACAAAACATGAATACTAATTAACCACAGCATTTCTGACTTGTCCTTGCAGGTGCTGGCAATCCCCAATGCAAAGTGGCCATTGTGATGTGCAGGAGCGGTTCTCAGGATGTTAGCAGCAGGTCAGTTGAACAGTCAGGTGCTGAAATATGTTTGCtcgttttttttccccctcctctggTGAGGAGGAATGcaagaaaaatattattttctctcttgtaCAAAAGTTCATGCTTCTGCTCTCATGTATTTAAGCACAGGTTTTATGATTCCAGCATTTCTATCAGCAATGCTCCAGTTCTAGttatacatttacatgttttgcACTGTAGCACTTTGGAAGGTATATCTCCCTTTATACTTGCTCTGCTGGTTTGTATCACATccaagaaaaatcataaattgaATCTTGTTGACAGTCATTTACATCCTGACATGAGTTGACTGGCCTGCTGACTTTGACACTTATCCCTTACAAGAATTTAGGATGCTCATGAAAAATGTCTATAACGCAAACCACACCCAAGATATTTGCCATTCCTGTTGTTGCTACAGCAGTGTAACTAGACACACACCTAACTTACTCTGAAACGTAGTGAGGACTAAAGATTGTCACCAGCTGCTGCAAAATGGTCATTATGGAATACTAGATTTAGATCACCTTTgagattttaatcatttaatcctTAGGCACGGCCAACACAGTATGATCCTGGTACCCATGGACACACCAGGTGTAAAGCTCATCAGACCCCTCACCGTGTTCGGACAAGATGGTAGGATTATGCCTGCCATGTACTGCTgatattttcctgttttcacaGCCATAACAGATGAGCTTTTCCTGACTTTAAGTTCACTAGTTTTCCCCTGTGTCTTTGCTCAGATGCTATCCACGGTGGCCACTTTGAAGTGCACTTTGAGAATGTGCGAGTGCTTGCCTCCAACATCATTCTAGGTAAGACAATGTATCATTGTTTCTATtccatttgttcatttatttactcACTAGGGCTTCTTTAGAAGCAGATCACACCATGGCCATATCAATCCTTTTATTGTTTCAACAATAAAACTATATTGACTTGACGGTTTGATGAAGTAGGTCACAAAGATAGAGATTATTTTCAATCCTTCACTTAGATATGCATGTTCTGTTCTTCTATATAATTGTTTTTCTAGGAGAGGGCAGGGGATTTGAGATCGCCCAGGGTCGTCTGGGGCCAGGCAGGCTGCACCACTGTATGAGGGCTGTTGGTCTGGCAGAGTTGGCACTGGAGCTGCTCTGCCAGCGGGCTGCCTCCAGGCGCACATTTGGCAAGAAACTGTACCAACATGTGGGTGATGGTTTACCCAAAGATTACTGCTACTTCAATTTCAGGGCTGTGGTTGTATTAATTCAGTGCTTTCCTGCTGTTGACACCTAGTGGACAAAAGTTTAGATAcagtttgtgttatttgtttttagGAAGTTGTTGCTCACTGGATAGCAGAATGCCGTCTCATGATTGAACAGACCCGCCTGCTGACTCTACATGCTGCACATGCTCTGGACACGCTGGGAAGCCGGGCTGCTCGCAAACAGGTAAAACTGTAAATAGTCTGTGTTGAACATCAGGTGCTCGGTATAATATTTTTAGGTGTTTCTAAAGCTGTTTTACTGTCATCTACAATAAGCTTCAAATGTTTCCACCTGGGATAAGCTCATTTGGATATTGCATTATGGGAGAATAGTTTACATGAGTGACACATTCAAATCAAGTTGATGAAATAACCCTagtcaattattttttcatatgcAAACTGactgttttgagtcatttttcaagtgtgtaCACACTACATGTGCAAAACCAGTGTAGAAGAAGCCCTCTATTTTAACCAATCTGCTCCTTAGATTGCAATGATCAAGGTAGCTGCAGCCAGGATGGCCTGTAAGGTTGTGGATTGTGCCATACAAGCATATGGAGGTGCAGGTGTCTCTGGAGACTTCCCGCTAGCACAGATGTGAGTATCTTTTGTACATAAATTGgaacaaactttaaatatattgctTTCTTGGTACCACCTCACCACATTTCCTCTTTAGGTATTCATATGCGAGGACTCTGCGCATTGCTGATGGACCAGATGAGGTGCATCTCTCCTCCATTGCTTATCTAGAACTGAGGGATCAACTTAAGGCACAAGCCAAACTGTAAAGTATCAGATATCATGTGGCAACATCAGCTTCACTAAATGCTATAAGTTGTAATTCCTTGTTCAGACTGTCGGTAATAATCTGCCttaataaaaactgatttttcatttcatatgaACTGTTCAGATGTAATAGAAGATAGATATTTTAATTAACCTTTTGTGATCTCAAACATccgtatatttaaaaaatccatAAGTATTTTTCTACCAAAATACAGCAATGTTAATAAATTACtatgatttatattttgttgtatATTTGTACCTCCTCTcattaaagtgaaaacaaatgtgACATTCTGCATCTGTTTGTATCACCACATCATGTTTGATTAGAAATGACACCTTTTTATTAcgaatttttgtttttatgtgaactacaaaaacagaaaatgacagcATGAATATAAGACTATTGTCATCACACTCTGTACGGGTGTGGTCTACCACATGGATGAATTCCATTTGGGAAGTGGTGGGGAATCAGGACACACAAgcacattatttttttacaatataAAACAGCAATGGCTCCATCTGTTTGATATACCAGATGGAAACCCATGCAGCACCCTCCACTCTTCATTGTCTATACATTAACATTTGGGCAGAGATCTTCAGCTGCCAAATCATTCAAATCTTTTATACAATACGGCGCAGAGAAGGTAAGGatgaggggggtggagggggttgaAGGTTGAGGGAAAAGAAGTGTCAGTGTTTGCTCTTCTTTGATTTTTTGTGAGACCGGTGAGGGGACCTTGATTTGGAGCGGGACTTCTTGGCTGATTTCTTGGGTGTCCTGGAGCGTGACCTCCTGGATCGTTTGGGTGTGCGAGGTGATGAGGGGGATCTggaaggaaaaacacatttgttatgACTTTAAGATTTAATCCCCCTGCAATTAACTAACTGATCCAGAGAGAAATGATGCCTGATCAACTGTGTTTAAGGTAGCAAAACATTGACCAGATTTTGTACCTCTTGGATGACTTTTTGTTGCTGGATCGAGGGGAGTCTTTATGAGAGATGCGGGAGGATGTGTCTTTTGAGTATGAGCGGTCGGAACGCTCTGATCGTTCTGACCGCTCTGAACGGGGTGAAGACGACCGgcctcttctgctgctgctccgcGTTGGGCTGGGCGACCCACTGTGACGCCGCTTCCTATCAACCGGAGGGGACAAATATCTGTCAGATGGAAATTAAACAAATCCcatgttttataaaaaaaacactgaaatactaCAACTGCACCTTTTACTTACTGATAAACCTGACACCACACTGCAACCAGCCAACTGGTTATCTCACCTCTCTTTTCTAGTTGGTgtgtcctccttctctttttccttcttcagaTCTTTGATCCGTGCTTCagctttctccttttctttcttctccctctctttctcccgttcaagtttctctttttctttttcctaccAGAGAAAAACAATATATGACCTCCATTGACTCCTGTATTTTATATGATCTGTAGCCAAATGTGCAGAGAATAATTAGATACCTTTTGTAGTAGTTTGTCCCTGTAGTGCTCCACCTGCTCCTGAATACTGTGGCCGGGTTTCTTGGGCCTTTTCCCTAACTCCAGCTCGTCCTGGAACTTCATAACTTTAACCTGGATGAACACcacaaggaaggaaaatggtcaaaacaatacatttcatGCTGTTGTGGTTAGTAGTGgggtggtagtggtggtagtggtggtgacTATTGTTAAGTACCTCTATCTCTCTCAGCTTGGTGCGTTTTTCCTCGTTCATTTCAGACAACTTGGTCTTAATATCTGGGTCATCTCTGATGGGGTTAGAATAACTCGGAGTATCTTCTGAGCGGGGGCTCTTGTCATCGTCATCACTGTCGTCTTCATCCCTTTAGAGGTGGatacattttaagaaaaaaagggttagggtattTGGACAACAGAACAGACTGTTATCCTCAAATCAGAGCACGCAAACACAACTCACTTTTTAGCTTCTTCTGGCTGCTCAAATATCTCCCATTTTGAAGTTGTCACAGCTGAGGAGCAAacaaaagacaataaataagaATGCATACAGAACTGGTGACACAAAGGTAGTTTATGTACTGAGGTTAAAACTTCTCATGTTGAAACCGAATAGTTTGATGCCACCAAAATGTCTCACCTTGAGACTCTAACTCAGCCTCATCCACTGCTTCCCATTTTGACGGTGCTACCTTAAAGGTTGCCTCCTTGGATTGATCAACTTTAAAAACAAgggaaataaaatcaataactTGAGTCACTGTACAAGACTTCATCTTGCGTTAATCTTAGCACCACTCACAAGGTATTCCATCTATGTCCTCCTCCATTTGCTTGATAGGAACACCGTCTAGGTCATCTAGAGGGGCTCCGTCAATTGGGGCCCCATCGATAGGCCCTGCGTCAATCGGTATCCCATCCACATCCTCCAGCGGAGTTCCATCGACATATTCCACTATTGGAGCCCCGTCAATGTCCTCTGTTGGCTCAGGCTGGgcaaaacacattacaaaaatGATTCAAACTTAGGAGTCTAATAAATGATGGTATAGGTTTTTAAAGCAAAGTTATTGGTAAGAGAATTTTGAAGTACTGTACTTTATTTACATCGTTTACCTCTACTGGGATGATAACAGGCTCCTTTTCAACTGAAAGATTAACTAGACCCAGGAAGATGTTCTGCAGTTTGATAAGGAAGGGGTCTGGATACACAGCCCAGTCCTCCCATGCACGGAAACATGACATAACACGTTgctgccacaaaaaaaaaagaaagcaagatAAAGGCAGCTGAGTGACATACTACAGGTGACAAAATTGATTATGTAAATGATTCAATAGGTTTAAGTTACTGAGCAGGAATTGGATATTTGGTACCTTAAAGTTTTCAGACTGAAGGTGGCCTTGTATCGTTTTGTATGTTGCATTGAGGTCAGAGAAAATCTGGCAGAGCTTTGTCTCAAAACTGTAGAGAAAAGGGTCAGATCgatttatgattttaaaaactgaagCAGTGACTTTGGAATATTGATCTTGAATTGACAGTGATGTGTGAGATTGTAAATTGCACAACTTACTATTTTCTGTAATAAGACGCGTTGGCTACTTTGGCAGAAGAGTTGTACAGCACATCCGAAACAAGATATAACCGTGCAATCTGAAATGTCAAAGAGAAAACATTAACCCCAAAGGAATGTTTCTGAAGTTAATGGTCTAACACAGATTACTAATTTATCCATCATAATGATTAGTCTATTTCTCAGCAGTAGGCCGGTGTAACGCCTTGCCTTTTTCGGAAGAGGGGTCTTGAGGATGGAAAGGGACTCTGTGATGCACTCCACTATCTCCTCAGCAGCTTCCGCGTGACTGAGACAAAACAGCATGGCTTCTGCTATGTCTCCCCTCCTTGGAGTCAATCCACGCAGCATCTCCTCTAGTTTGTCTCGCTCtctgcagagataaagaatCAATGACAGCGTGTTTTATGACTGAACTTGAACTTACGGCAATATTCATGTGCAAATTGTCTTACTCTTCTTTCAAGCAGCCTTTCTTGCTagactcctcctcttcctcctcttcttcaccatcatcataagGGCCGTGGAGGTATGGATTAAGAGGAGGCGGACGCCACAAAGAGCCATTCTTAAACATTCTAAAATCCTCTGTTCGCCATTTGGCTGGTGATTCACCCTGAGCGAGTAATGACTTCAGTCAATATCAAAACATAGACTGCTTGACTTTCATCCTAGAACATTATGTACTTCATTGTGGGCTAGATGCCACTGGAATTCTCCACTGAGCCATTTTTAAACATAGAAATCAAACCTGTAGTATGGAGTACAGCTTCCACCGGTAGTATACATGTGCTGGACTCTGGTTCTCAAACAGAAAccttaaagaaaaagaaaaggaaaaaacatcaTAACTCTgcaaaaacaacctttttaaGTGCTGGAATGACAAGAATCCCAACATTTCTGATGTGCAACTGGACTGACCTGTACATGGGATTATTGATTTCTCTGTTCATGATCATGGCTTCAAACATTGGGCCTTCACGCACCACAAACTCGATCATTCGGTGGATGAGAGAGAGCAAATTCctacaagaaaaacacagttaaaGCAAACAGATTCAGACTGGCCAGACTCTTGAGCATTACAAAAAGCCTGTCTGCTCAAGTTTAATTTATGCTTGGTGGTTTGACACTCACAACAGTTGCCTCTCAAAACACATACCATAATGCatgattgatttaaaaaaaatattgtaggGCCTAACTGCAGCTGTTGCTCACAGCAGGCTGTAACTGAATAGTACGCTGTCCTCGTATtacttatattatatatttgggCAGACGACCGCCTATACATATATAGCAGCagtcatatattatatacatatacaacacagagacaacagTCAAAAAGTGTCACATGACCAggcataaattaaatgtaatgtgacTATGCCTCTGGGCCTAAGCAGAACATTAATGTATAAAATGCTGGCAAAAATCAAAAGTCTTAAAAGTAACAAGTGATAGCAGTGAAACATTCATATGAATTAAGATTTAATTCAATCTAACAATTCAGGTAACcgtagattttttttaaattgtgtgcaAAATTTAATCAAGTTCCTaataatgttcatgtttgtgtcctTCAAGAGTGCAGTGCAACAGGTTTTAATTACATTGCACAGCCTGGACCCATTCTTTGAAATCTTCCTAGATACAAATAGTACAAAATGGGAAACAAGTGAAGCTGAGGAAGTTGGGAAAGTAGAAGCGAGACATTGATAAGACACTGTAGTGACTGAAAAATTTGTCAATACCATGCCTTTCAATTCTCACTCATCTCCTGACTAATGTGAAGTGATGAAGAACCAAAGCAGTATAGGATAATTGGCCTAAATATCTTATCTAGTGGTGGAGCTGATAATGACTCAATACAGTGCAAATAGGATCACTAGACTTCTTTTGTGACAATTTCTGGATAGAGATACATGGTGCAGGCTGCATACAATTAGCCTAAAGTGGCCAACAAGACAAAGGATGTCTTTCATTTGACAACACAGATCACATTTACTTGTATTGGAGCCGATCGTACCAATGGCGGGGTAAAATTCTGTATACTTTCCCAATCCATCCCATGATGCTTTTCAGGTCCCTCGCTGCTGCAGACAGTTCAACTTGTGCTGCTCACCAAGGCCAATGTCAAAGGTCATATAGAGACTAATACTGGGAGGTTTGGATTTGTTGACAGGGGCCAGATTTACTGAGCTCCCGATAGAGTGACAGAGGCCAAGGGGGAAGACGGTGTGCGTGAGCAATGGTCAGAGAGCAGGAACACATCTAGATCTAGAATCAGAAGACTACATATGTGGCAGAGTAACATGTCACTAAAGTTGAGAGCAACACGATTAAATGTTGATGTATGGGTTGGAACCGTGATGGACTTGAGTCATGATCTTTGGCTCTAAACAGCACATTAAATAAGCACTAAACTGATGTTTGgctacatatttaaaaaggaaaacatgagAGATGGTGGAATGTGAAAAAGCAAGGTACAAAACAAACTTCAGTCAGTATTATTCTATGTACTAATATGAAGACATTATACAATTGCTTCAACCATTGCTCACCCATACTGACCAGCCCCCTGTAGCATGCAGTGATCAACTGATCAAACTTTTAGCTTCATTATGGGATGTTTTTGTCTAAGTTTGTacaccaatttaaaaaaagaaaaacatgtaccTTTCTGTTGGGATAACCACTTTGACTATGGCTTGCGACAGAGTCTGTATATGAAGTCACATCAGATAATAAACATAGAATGTGAGTATTGTTAAAAAGGCAACaggtgaaaaatataaaaaatgcatttaaaagtgcaAAGAGACAATAACTTTCCTTTACTGCTGTCAGTTTTACTAAAGGCCAAACACCCCTGACACTCTACTCATTTACCATAAACACTGCATATTTTCCACACAATAACATTCTATTAAGCCAACTTTTAAATTCATTGAAAAAAGCTAGTTTAACAATGTAAAATCTATCATTTACAGAA contains the following coding sequences:
- the u2surp gene encoding U2 snRNP-associated SURP motif-containing protein isoform X1, translating into MADRTPGGSQKASAKALLESKLKSFSIGKMAVAKRTLSKKEQDEIKKKEDERAAAEIYEEFLAAFEGGGEGKVKAFVRGGIANATKEEAAADEKKGKLYKPKSRFENQTKSFLPLETPPQFLALDKRHTLKKSNEKEKKKSNLELFKEELKQIQEERDERHKMKGRVSRFEPLSGMDGRRSSDGSSRRNRPSSVLDDCAPGSHDVGDPSTTNLYLGNINPQMNEEMLCQEFGRYGPLASVKIMWPRTDEERARERNCGFVAFMNRRDAERALKNLNGKMIMNFEMKLGWGKGVPIPPHPIYIPPSMMEHTLPPPPSGLPFNGQPRERLKNPNAPLLPPPKNKEEFEKTLSQAIVKVVIPTERNLLSLIHRMIEFVVREGPMFEAMIMNREINNPMYRFLFENQSPAHVYYRWKLYSILQGESPAKWRTEDFRMFKNGSLWRPPPLNPYLHGPYDDGEEEEEEEESSKKGCLKEEERDKLEEMLRGLTPRRGDIAEAMLFCLSHAEAAEEIVECITESLSILKTPLPKKIARLYLVSDVLYNSSAKVANASYYRKYFETKLCQIFSDLNATYKTIQGHLQSENFKQRVMSCFRAWEDWAVYPDPFLIKLQNIFLGLVNLSVEKEPVIIPVEVNDPEPTEDIDGAPIVEYVDGTPLEDVDGIPIDAGPIDGAPIDGAPLDDLDGVPIKQMEEDIDGIPFDQSKEATFKVAPSKWEAVDEAELESQAVTTSKWEIFEQPEEAKKDEDDSDDDDKSPRSEDTPSYSNPIRDDPDIKTKLSEMNEEKRTKLREIEVKVMKFQDELELGKRPKKPGHSIQEQVEHYRDKLLQKEKEKEKLEREKEREKKEKEKAEARIKDLKKEKEKEDTPTRKERYLSPPVDRKRRHSGSPSPTRSSSRRGRSSSPRSERSERSERSDRSYSKDTSSRISHKDSPRSSNKKSSKRSPSSPRTPKRSRRSRSRTPKKSAKKSRSKSRSPHRSHKKSKKSKH